CCACCATGATTGGGGCTGGACCCTTAACTCAACCTGTGCACCAGAATAAAGCACTCCTTCATTTTGTCTGGTATTTTTTCTTAGTATGGAGAAAAGTGACGCATGGCTCCTTAAGCGTCACATGTCACCTTACCCTTGACAGCCTCTGCGGACTCCTAGGCTTCTCAACACTCTCTTGTCCTAGTCAGCATCACCTCCTGGGTGGCCTTCGACATAAACACACTCCCCATTTGTCGCCTCTACATTCCATTCTGGAGCCCACATTAATCAGTTCCAATTATTCTGACCCCAAACCTCCAACTTGCTCATAGTCAAAGCCAACATCCTTAAACTTGTCTACAGTTCTTGTAGGCTCTCAGGCATGCCCCCCCAACACCCAGTGGCTCATGCGACAGCATTTCCTATGTTAGGACTCTGTGTAGGGTACACTCAACAAAGGAACAGTGAGCAtgcatccttctgcctcaaggACTTTGTTCCTTCTACCTGGTGGTTTTCAACATGAGGGTCGTGACTGCTTTGGGGGTCTCATATTAGATAGCCTGCATAtgggatatttacattatgattcttggcagtagcaaaattgcagttatgaagtagcaatggaagaATTTGTTAGttcggggtcaccacaacatgaggaactgtattaaaggtaagtattgggaaggttgagaaccactgctctacgtGAACTCTCCTCCCCTTAGATGCTCTTGCTGCTTCCATTTTCCCCacaggtctttttgttttgtctggagACTAGGTCTCACGTAGTCCAGACTGGTTTCCAACTCACTATgtatagccaaggctggtcttggACTCCCGCTCCAtttgccttcacctcctgatGGCCAGGAGTACAGGCGTGTTGGGCCACTACACCTTGTTTCCTTCAGGGTCGGGTGGTTCCAACTCAGGGCTCTGTACATGCTCCGGAAGTACCCTGCcatctgagctacatctccagcctccTCTTTCATGTCTTTACACAAATGACTCCAGCCCTGAGGCTGAGCCACCTTAGGCTGTTGTGCTGTGGTAGGGTCTGTCCTCTGCATTACAAATATTTAGCAACATGCCTTATCCCTAACCACTAGGTGCGAAGTGGTATAATCTGCTTCTGCCACCCTTATCATTGGGTTCTGTATCCCCACTGCTTAGGGCAATGCCCACCACACAGTCAACACTTCATATCTACTCCCTGTCTAGTGATGGCAGTCGTGGATTGGCTCAATGGTAAAGTTTGCACTTAGCATACACAATGGAATGAATTCAATCTTGAGAACctgctctcctcccccctctttctttctctctctctctctctctctctctctctctctctctctctctctctctctctctctccctcttcctctctgtatgcatatgtatattagAGTTGATAGTGGATGCCAGCTGCTAGTGTCAAATACCTGAGCATGAGGGGTGCCAAATTCCTTCACCAGAATCTCCTCTTTCATGgacatttttctcttattctccATTTCCAAGACAATGGGCAAGAGAACTTCTGAGGTTGATCCCACGACAGCCAGAGGCTGCTGCTGTGTTTGTGCTTGTTTGAGCCCTTGATGTTTCACTCCAGGCTTTTGGGGCACCCTGACTGAGGACTCTGTCTTGGTGATAGGAGACATCAGGGATGTCAGGGGTGTCATTGGCCGAGAAGTGTTCTCCAAACCTGAGGCGGTCATGGTGGTGGGAAACTGAACAGTTTTACCCACCTTTGGGCTGTCAGTCTTTGGCAACTCAATTATAGGTTCCTTGGAAGTCCTCAGCGAATCCTCAGGTGGCTTCTCCTCCACCTGGTGCTGTGTGTTCTCTTTCACCTTAGTAGGGGACCTGACCACTCCCTGTGTATCTTCTGGTAAGGCCATCTGGCTGGCATTAAAGGGCAAATCAGTCAGCACAGACATGGCAGACCCCCTGGAAGTCATGGAGAACCAGGAGGGCAGAGATATGGTATCTGGCTTCAGGTGCTGCTGTTTGGATTTGGCCATGATCATCATCTTGGCCAAGGCGAGCCCCTCCACAGAGAAGGCCCTGTTGTTCTCTGTGCGGAGGCCCTCAACAGCTATCTCTTGGGTCAAGACccatttcttctgcttctctaTCTCCTTGGACTTCAGATCAGGCAAGTTCACAGTTGTCTCTTCCCTCATCTTGTGGGCCCTGTCCTCCGATTTGCTCCTGCACATCAAGGCCTCCAGAGTGACCTCCTGGGTTTTGCTAATCAAGATCTCCTTGgattgcttcttggtggtggcagaggGCAACTGCAGGGCTGTGGCCTGGGCCCTCATATCTACCACTTTTGTCTTCTGCCCTCTCACCAACACAACAGGTTCCTGTTTCCCTTCAGACTTTCTCTCAAACATGTCTCCTGCCGGTAACACGCTAGTATCCTCAGGGGCCTTTGCCCTTGATTCGGGAGTTTTCTGGTACCGGGCAGTTGGAGCCTTCTGAGATTGAGTATTTAGGACTAGAATTTCCTTCTTTGGGGGTGTGGCCTTTTGAGGACCTGCAGGTACTTGTAGAAGCTTTGGAATTGGGGGTAAAGTTTTCTGGGGTGGAGCAACTAGAACTGGGGCCTTCCGCGGCGGTGCAGGGATGGATGGGGGCTTCTGGGAAACAGAAGGTGGAACCTTATAGAAGAGGCTAGGTTTGGCTGGAGACTTCTGGGTTGACCATGGTGCAGCTGGGGTCTTCCGAGCTGGAGCAGGGAGGGCTGGGGCCTTCTGAACTGGAGCTGGTTCAGCTGGTACCTTAGTAGACTGGTCCAAAATGAATGGTGCTTTCCCTGGTGGGATGGGGGCAGATGTAGCCTTCTGGGAGGACAGTGGCCCCATGTACTTCACTGAGCCTATGGGCATGGCCTTGTCATTGGACTTCGGAAAGATGTATAAGGCAGGAGGGTAAGGAGACGTGTACAAGGAAGAAGACAACGAGGTGGATTCAGTGTCCATGAGCTCATCAAGGTCTTGTGTCCACAGGAAGGTATCCATGTGATCACAGGAGTCGATGATGGGTAAACCAGGGCTTTCATGAGCAACACACTGTGTGGGAGTCTCGATAAGACCGCCCCGGCCTGTGGTTCCCTCAGAATCAGATCTGTAGGTCTGTAGACGGATGGGATGAGCATGCTAAGGACCAGGGGAGACACAAAGCTTGGGAATCTTGTCTTTCAGCCTGTCTTCTTTCCACCCTTCTCCCTTGGACCCCGGACCCTGGAGTCCACATCCCAAACCTCCTCCCTTGGACCCTGGAgtccaggcccagccctcctcccttgGACACCGGAGTCTAGACCCTAGCTCCTAATGAATAGCTGGCCTTTGAATTGGAGTGCTCCTGGTTCATCGTGCTGGAGATGATGCTAAAGATGGTTCGGATGGTGATGCTGGCCTTCTCTGTAGGGCAGAAAGAAGTGTGAGCCCTCTGGGAAAGGGATCAAATTCACAAGCAGGTTCATGCAGGTGGCAGAGGATGGGCATTGGTCATACCAGAAACGCGGATGAGAGTTTTGGATCTGTCATGGCAGGCATCTAGGTAGGATCTACAgaagtaatgtgacaggatattAGCAATGTGTGAGCCAGGGTCCTAAATATAAACAGCCCAAAATGCTCATTGCCTACTTCTTTTCTGTGACTTTCATCTGATCCTCAGGAGGTTTCAGTGGTGACCAGATGAGAGGCAGAGAGTCACCCACAGCCTGAGACCTGAGTGTGTGCTTGACTGTCTGTCcgtgggcagagaggagagagagtcagAATCAGGGGAGGGccagccccaccccacacacacgcgcatggcacacacacacacacagaaccctgGCTGCCTCACCTtggtcttcctttgtttttgagaagaGAATATCTTGTAAGGGAAGGTACGCTGAGCCACTTCaactggaaagagagagagagagagatagagagagagagagtcaaggaCTTCAGGGGGCAGTGACACGGAGCAAGCTCCTAGGACAAGGTGAGAGGTGAGCTCAGCCAGGGTGTGCAGGAGAAACTGCCAAAGAGTTTACACTCCACCCATGCTTTGAGGGAGAGGGTTCCTAACATGCAGAGGAAGGTGGCCTAACCTTTGACAGAGATGGCTCACCTGTAAGTCTGCTTCCAGATTGATCCTGTGGACAGAAGAGGCAGTTTGTTGAGGTCTTTTACTGGTCCccccttcttatttttattctattttagttTAAGATTTGCTTATTTAGCCATTTTTTCAATTTCACATGCATTttgtgttttgcccacatgtatgtctgtgtgaaggtgacAGATCTCCTGAAacgggagttacaggcagttatgagctgccatgtgggtactggaaattgaacccaggtcctctggaagagtagccagtgatcttaaccctgagccatctctccagcccctatttattcattttatgtgtatgtatgagtgcctacatgtatgtataccatgtcaTGTTAATGTGGGAGCCAATGTCGGGCAGAGCCATTGGCTAACACtcaagttggagttacaggcggttagCGCCACTCTGAGTTCTCAGCACacatgggtcctctacaagagcagattgtgtttatttgtttgtttctccagacagggtttctctgtgtaatcgctgtggctgtcctgggatttgctttgtagaccaggctggtcttgaactcccagaggtcctcctgcctcttcctcccaagagttgtaattaaaggcatgtgccaccctccccccacagtatgtgctcttaaccactgaacctcctttccctttccctttctaggCCCTTAATatttggggttgtttgtttgtttgttttgggtgttttgtgtttctctctctcaatctttctctctctctttttagttttttgagacagtgtttctgcccgcctctgcctcccaattcagggattaaaggcatgccaccactgcccggtttttttttggttttgttttgtgatttttaagacagggtttgtcttGTGTAACAGtactagctgttctggaacttgctttgtagatcaggctggactcaaactcacagagattggcctgcctcaacctcccaagtgctgggattaaaggtgtgcgccaccaccacccttatGCTGCCCTTAGCATTTTTATtgcgtttatttttattttggggcagtgcacatgccatggtacctctttggaggtcaaaggacagcttttaggagttgcctctctcctccttccaccatgtgggacagGGGATCCAACCCAGGTTGACAGACTTGGAGGCAGGTgcgctcttacccactgagccttcttacTGGCTCACACCAAGCATTTGTACAtgaattttggagacagggtacAACTTAGATTCTTGAACTTGCAAGGTAAGCCCCTTATGGGCTCACCTGCCTCTCCAGCTCTTcctttggcttttgtttctgttttaacaCAGGGTCTCACCTAtgatgacctgaaactcactacgtagctagactggcctcaaattcattacaatcctcctgcttcagcctcccacgTCTTGGAAActacaagcatgagccaccaaacctcttttttttttttctgaaaaaaaaaaaaaaagaatggaaattggtgggcggtggtggtgtgcaccttagcacctttaatcccagcactctggaggtagaggcaggcagatctctgtgatttggagtccagcctggtctacaaagtgagttctaggacagccaagtctacacaaagaaaaaaaaaaactgtgtctcagaaaaaaaaaaatagaaattgttCCCAAGAATGGGAAGTAGGGCCAAGGACTGCTAAGAAacacagcaggtaaaggcacctgctgctgcgtctgatgacctgagtgttctccccaggatccacatggtagacgAGAAGCCCCAGTGTGTatccatgctcacacacatacacgaaaaAGAGTGGAAAGAGGCTAATGAGTTGAGGGTATAAACCAGACCAGCCTCaaatttgtattttgtgtgtgtgttgttgttttgttttggtattggttttctaagacagggtttctctgtataacagccctggctgtcctggaactctctttgtaaaccagattgacctcaaatgcatagagatccacctgcccctgcctccctcatGCTGGGCTTAAAAAGCACATGCGGTCATACCTGGCTagagcctcctgctcctgccttcatctctcaAACATTGGAGATTACAGGTAATGCCTGGGTGCCTGGCCactttttctggtgtgtgtgtgtacaggtgtgtgcatgtggaggtcagaggacaccctcAGGTGTCATTGCTCAGAAACTGTCTACCTTTTATAGTTTCTTTCTTCCGAGACAGGTTTTCCTCACTGGCTGGAATCAAAGTAGGTTCAAAGTAGGTTCAAGCAAAGCCAGGAATCTatctacctctctctgcctccccaacactgggattacaagcatgtaccgcTACATCTAGcctttttatgtaggttctgaggacttgaactcaggtcctgatactccgaaggcaatttctttattaaccgcGTTATTTTCCCTGCCCTATGGTTTCTGATTGCTACCTATCCAGCCAGCAACTTCATCCCTAACTTTCCTTCCTTGGTCCCATGAGTTTAGACCCTCCTTTCAGACCCAGCATTCTAGGAACCCAGCTCCTTTTCCTGTCCACCCCACACCTCAAGCTTTGGGCAATGGGTCCTCTGTTCTCTGTGGAATCAGGACAGTGGTCTTCAATCCCATCTCATTGAATCCCACCTGAAGGCGCCAGGTGGAGGCCGGCGCTCCGTCTAGGGGCGCATCCAGGGGGGGCGTGTTCATGGTCCTGGGTGCCCAAGATATGGTAGGTTCATGAAGCAAGTTGATGAGGCGAATCCAGCGGTCAAACAGGAAGCCTAGCTCATGATCAGGGGCATCCAGTTCCAGGTAGTAGTAGCGGCCGGTGATCAGACGAAGCTTCAGGCGCCAGGAGGGCAGATCGTGGACATAGAGGTGGGCAAGGTCTAGCGGGATCATCCTGCGGGAGGTGGGAGACCTCCCGGGTAGCTAGTGCCAAGGTAATGTAGAGAGTGGAGTGAGCTTGGGGTAGAGCTCGAGGAACGAGGAGAAACATACCTGGTCAGGTTGAGATTGGAGCAATCCTTGCCCTCCGGGGGCCGAGCAAGCAAGAGAATGTCAGGCAGCACTAGACCAGGCAAGGATGCCGCTACACCCATAGTCAGCTTGTTGGTTCTGTGGTGCACGAATGCAGGAGCCCCATGATTGGTCACCTGGGGCAGCCAGGGAGCAGGGCTGGGACCAGTCCTCTCTCCAACATGCCTCCAGCATGCCCTCACCTGAGAGTCTCCTTTCTTTCCAAACCCACTTCCTACCTACAGAAGTTCAAATTCCAAATCCCCCTTTAAACCCACtcagtctgggggggggggtggtcccctctctcttcctgtgttTCAACCCTCCTCCCCCATTTCCCGGGGCGCAGGGAGCCGGGGACCTGGACAAAGTTACTCTCGAACATGGGCAGCGGGCGGAGGGGCAGGTACTCGCCCTTCTGGAGGGTCTTCTGCAGCTCCCCAAGAATGGGAACCCACTTCTGGGGGTCCTGGGGAGGCTGGGTTCGCCGAATGTTCAACAGCCGTTTCATGACGGCTGTCAGAACAGCAGGGAGAGGTGTATAGATTCAGGGACCCAGGACCCACCCCAGCCCACCAGCCTTGGACCCCTGGGCTTCAAGGATGTCAAGAGCTCGGCAGTGACAGAAAGTGGAGTGTCCCCAGGGCTGAGAGACTCTGGTATGGCCATGGCCCTGCAGAGAGGTAGTCAGCTCTAGGCCGTGGGAGGAACCTTTGATAGGGGCTTTGTGACCTCACTAGACACCAAGAGGCTGCTTCCTGGGAACTGTCCAGGGACCACATCCTTCCAGAATATGGAGGCTTCAAAGTTGGGATAGGCTGACTCCATCAGTGCATCCCCTCTCTAGACCCAAATTAGTGGTGATACAGACACCATCACTGTAGGGGTCTGTGTTAGTACCTATACAGGGACCATTAGCCCAAAGACTTGAATCACAGGCCAAGCTCTGCCAGTGTCCCTCCTCCTCAGCAAGACCCAGCGCCatgctgagcctcagtttcccaatgatgtgtgtatgtgtgtgtatgtgtgtttgcttgcatgaTCTCACATCAACTGAACAGTGAACTGTAAAGAAAGGGCCAACATGACTGAGAATGGTGGACTACAACTGTATTCCCAACACTAGGGATACAGAGTGAGGAAAATtataagtctgaggccagcctaggctttaTAGCGATATCCCGCCTcaaaataagtgaatgaataaaacCAAGGGCATGGGGTTGTAGTTAAGTAGTAAAATACTTgtctggcatgcacaaggccctgggttcaatcccagcaccataACAACATAGGTCAACTACCTATGTGATCATAACAGcaacaagctgggcatggtgacacacatctttaatcccagcattcagtaggcagaggcaggcagatctctgcaaggtccaggccagccagaacctCATGATAAGACTCAAAAACAAACTCCCTGCAGAAACCAACTCCTCCCATTGGAGCCTCAATTTCTCTCTTTTATAAAACAAGACCTGTTTTGAGGATCTGGGACAATTGtctaaattcaaaaaaaaaaaaaaaaaaaaatccaggctcAGCATGGCCCAGAACGTGAGCTCCAGTAACCATATTTCTTGTTCCATTCTGAGGCCCTTTTCTTCTTGTGGCACATGTACGATGGGGTGAGACAGGGAGTGATATTCTCTCATTCTAAAAATagtgtttattattgtttttaaatgtgtcaTGCAAAATACAATCACAATAAAAACTCTGGAAAATACAAGCACAAAAAAATAAGTCACCCCACAGTCCCATCTCGTGTTTTCAACCCTGAGACAGTCATTGTCAACGTTTTGGTGtttccattttgaaaaataaatccataCTTATGTATAGAAAGAGTGGTTCTACCATCTGCAGCTCTTCAGCCTTTGCCTGGATGTTTTAAGACTGGCTAGTTAGTATTCCATCACGTGGATATATCTTTTCACTCGTGCATCCCCCACTCGTGAATCTCCATTGGTTCCCATTGCCCGGCATGAATGTCGCCGAAAACAACCTTGCACTTTGCATCTCTGTACCATGCAGGTGCTATTAGTTCTAAGGTGATGTTCTGGAACCTTCTGTTAAATATCCGTTGAGGAGCTTTGACGTGCTAGGCACCAGGTCAGACTCAGATCATTTTAGCTTCCCCCTGCTAATTACCTCTAAATGGATATGTATTTAAatcaccccctttctgtcttaCCAAAACTTCTCACATTTTGGTATAAAGCCCCAGGCTTCCTTCTCCCCCTTAATATAAAAAGtaattgtttaataaataatGGAGAAAGCAAGGAAGACACTGTGGATAGATTTCATAGAGACCCCAGAATCTAGGATCTCagatcctcccacccccacccaccccgaacccttaaataaataagtataaataagCCACACAAGTGATCCCCCCCACCCACATCTCCTGGAAATGTATTTAGCTGGGTGTCGGCTTGTGTGGGGTGTGGCATGCCCCTGATGATCAGCCCCCCccagtaacaaaataaataaataaataaaatgtggcttTAAAAGATGATATCGGTGGTGGCTTTCAGTCTTGAGTCACAGCCGAGTCTTTAGCAACAGCAGACCTCGCACAGCCCAGTCCAAGGTCAGGTGCAAGCCTCCCAAGATGGCATGAGCCGCCCGGATGCTTCcccaggctgaagcaggagggccCAAGGGGACCGTGGGTTGGTCTGGGGTTGCCTGGGGCAAAGCCAAGCGAGATGTCTGTCAAAGAGGGAGAAACAAGGTTAGCAAAAGGCAAGGGGTTTTGGTCTAAGATCTCTTCAGGGTCTGGGGTTCAGAGAACTGAAGCCGGATTGGATGTAGTGGTTCACATCTGTAATtacagcactccagaggtagaggttcaaggctacatagaaaaagCAGTTTGGGTTCAAGAAACCCTgctcattaaaaaaagaatatgaaaaaaaagcagaacatGATCAATTGAGGAAGATGACCATGTTGATTTCTGCCTccaggcttacacacacacaccccaaggtTACTGTCCTAAAGGCCAAGTAGTTAGGGGCTAGGGAATGAGGGCTGTGATTCTGGTGCTTGTCAGGTGTTCTCAAGTTCTCAAGAGAGGTCAGGGCTAGAGTTTTAGAGCTTGGAGTCTAGGGACCATGTCTAAGGCCTGGGACTAGGAACAAGAATTTGagatctgggactggagagatggctcagaggttaagagtactggctgctcttccgaggtcctgagttcaagtctcagcaaccacagggtggctcaaaccatctgtaataagatctggcctgcaggcatacatggagacagaatgttgtctacataataaataaataactattaaaaatgaaaaaaaaagaatttgagatCTATGGGTCTTTGCAGTCAGGCACTAAAGTCTGAAGACTTCATGAGGTTTTAAAATTTAGAGTTTGATAGTTTTTAACCTCATAATATTTGAAATGAGACATAGGACTGGGGTATTTATTCTGCGACAAGATTTCATATAGCCCAGCTGGCCTCAACTCGCtagcagctgaggatgaccttgaactctccttCTTCTGTGGTCACCTTGCAAATAACGGGAGTACCATCAGGTGCTGCCTCCCATACCTGGatgtggtttttttgagacagggttttgctatgtagccatagctagcctggaattcactacgtagaccaggctggcctgaaacttgtgaCAGTCCCCTATGTCTTGCCTATGAGTGCTGAGACTATAGGCAACAGCCTATACCACGCTCAGCTAGGGGCTAGACTTGAGGTTTTGGCTTCGTGGAGTGAGTCGCAAGGCTGGTTGAGTCAGGATCCTGAATCTTAGGGGCCAGGACTGGGCCCTTGAGATATGAGGCTCTCGGGGCTGGGATCTGAGACTTCAGGAATCAAAGGTTTACAGCTTCAGGCATCTTAGGGCCTACACCTCTAATTCTCATCCAAAAACTTGGATTCGAAGGACTTAGGGTAGGTTTCATGGGCCTCAGGTTCTGGGATTCAGGGTTTAGGGTCTAGACTTTCAGACAGGTTGTCAGGATTGGGGGGTTCACATTGCCATGGTCAGAGATTTGGGGGATACAGGTCATGGACTGTGACAGTTTGGAGCCTTGGGGGTCAGTTAAGAGTTGTTCTGAAGGATTCTGGGGGTCTTGGGACCTCAAAGTTTCATGCTTATGGGATCATGGGTGTCTCATTTTCACGGATCAGATGTGGGGGGAGCTGGGttttcaaagtcagtctgggatCCTGAAATGTTGAGAATCAAAGTCTCAGACCACTGTTTCTTGGGGGTCAGAGGTTTCAAAACGGAGGCAAAGGGTCACAGAGTTAAAGCATACCAAGAGCTGTAGACGACGGAGTAGCCGGTCCAGCCGGGCTTGCAGGGCACCCAGCTCTGGCTCCAGAATCTTCAGGGATGGACCACCTGCCCTGCGCAGCCATTGCACATGCCGGAGGTAGGACATCAAGTCTACTCGAAGCCTTGTCAGCACACCTGGCAGCTGAGGACCAGGGATGGAAATTAGGGAAGAGCTAGCACATGGTCCCCTCTGCCACCGGTCATTCAGTCCTCCCTGTCAAGCAGCTCCCACCTGCAAGGATCCCAGTGTCCCAGCGCTCATGGCCAAGGTAGGCAGGGAGTCCAGATTGTGGTCTCCGTCCGCTGGGAATTTGTCTCTCTGGTGAGAAAAAAACTGTGAGGGAAACCCCAGGCTCTCCTGGTCTTTGGGTGcccaagagagaaagaagtgacTCTCATTCTTAACAGCCCCAGTCCTGTCTCTCCAGTAACCTACCATCTGTGCGGCTAGTTGCCGAGTGTCTGCCAGAAGGGATCGGGTCAGGAGGACAGCGCTGTCCAGATCTGCTCGAGGGTCTGAAGAGACTCGAGGGGAGCCAGATGGTGGCCCAGGGGCAATGGCTCTATTTGGCCAGAGGCTCAGCACCACCAGGACCAGGTGACAAACACCTGGgtacagaaaaagggagaaatcAGGCCCAACTCTGGGTCTGAGGGAGTGAAGTGGAGTCTAGATTCCTTCCTCTGAGGAAGGGCTAGAATACAGAACCTGGATCTGAGTGAGGTAGGCTGGGGTCCAGAATTTTGGTTTTGAAGGAGCAAGACTGAAGTTTGGACTTTACGGTTtgtagaaggaaggatggaggctGGATTCTGAGTCTGAGGGAGAAAGGCTGGGATCCAGAAACTTTAAATAAGGAGGTATGGGGTCTGGACTGTTAAGGACTGAGGGAGGAAGACTGGAGCCTGAACTCCAGGTTCCGAGGGAGGAGAACTGAGGTTTGGACTCccgggtctgagggaggagggttgGAGCCTGAACGCCTGGATCTGAGGGAGGAGGACCTGGAGGTCTTGAGTCTCAGGGTGGGGCGCCCCGGGGCAGGTCGCAAAGCCCGAGCCCAGGCgggcttccctctccctccctggctCTGGCTGCCCCGCCCGTCGGAGCAGACGCGGCCCGGGGCGGGTAGACGGGCCGGGCGTCTCCCGTCCGCCCCCGGACGCCGGAATCTGGGCCCCGGGGCGGGGCATGAGGGGGGAGCACAGGCCAGAacctgccccctcccctgcccaggGAGCCTGAGCCGGCCTGGGAACAGAGGAAGGAGCCAGAGACTGGAGCTGACGTCCGAACACACCGATTCCTCTCCGGGGAGACGCCCGGGACTCCCTCCCATATGTCCACAAAGGTGGCCGCGGAAGGCTGGGCCGCTGAGTCGGGGAGGACCTGGGCGCACCTGGCCTGAGAGGCGCTCAGGGACGCAGGCAGCTGGAGACCCGGCTGACCGCGTTGGGGCTCAGGGGCTAGGGACAGCTCCTTTGCCGGCTGCCCATCCCCCCAGCTGCTCCGCCCACCTCCGAGCCAGACAGCCAATCAGAGCCCCCCGAGCCTCCAAGCTCCTGTATCACACCCCCAGCCCGCCCCCTTGGTCCCCTCTGGCTGCAGCCAGTCCTTCGCAGCCCCTCCTTGGCCGGCCGTCTGTCGGTGCACCCGTCCCCGGCCGGTGCGCATCTGTCTGGCTCTTTAAGCTCTCTGTCCACACCCCTCTCTCGTCTGCCTCCCCTGCCTGGTCCCTGTCCTCTGGGGCTTGCTGTCATCATCTGGgactttctgcctcagtttccctcccagAGCTTCGCAGTCGGAGTTCATGGTTGTCTCTGTCCCTCGCTTCCCGCTGTCTCCCCGGGATACCCGGACCCTTCAGTATCATCTCCCAGGATCTGACCCTGATAGTGTCTGTCTGTATCTTCTCTCTTTTACTTGCGTTTtatctatgtctctctctgtccatctcttCTCTCAAACTCCCACTTTTCTGACTATTCCTTCTCGCTTCATCTGACTCCCCATGACTCCTCTCTTCGGCCGTCTGTCCCTACTTTGcttcccaccctccccacccccctcaatc
This genomic window from Chionomys nivalis chromosome 2, mChiNiv1.1, whole genome shotgun sequence contains:
- the Garin5b gene encoding Golgi-associated RAB2 interactor protein 5B; the protein is MKRLLNIRRTQPPQDPQKWVPILGELQKTLQKGEYLPLRPLPMFESNFVQVTNHGAPAFVHHRTNKLTMGVAASLPGLVLPDILLLARPPEGKDCSNLNLTRMIPLDLAHLYVHDLPSWRLKLRLITGRYYYLELDAPDHELGFLFDRWIRLINLLHEPTISWAPRTMNTPPLDAPLDGAPASTWRLQDQSGSRLTVEVAQRTFPYKIFSSQKQRKTKTVKHTLRSQAVGDSLPLIWSPLKPPEDQMKVTEKKSYLDACHDRSKTLIRVSEKASITIRTIFSIISSTMNQEHRSDSEGTTGRGGLIETPTQCVAHESPGLPIIDSCDHMDTFLWTQDLDELMDTESTSLSSSLYTSPYPPALYIFPKSNDKAMPIGSVKYMGPLSSQKATSAPIPPGKAPFILDQSTKVPAEPAPVQKAPALPAPARKTPAAPWSTQKSPAKPSLFYKVPPSVSQKPPSIPAPPRKAPVLVAPPQKTLPPIPKLLQVPAGPQKATPPKKEILVLNTQSQKAPTARYQKTPESRAKAPEDTSVLPAGDMFERKSEGKQEPVVLVRGQKTKVVDMRAQATALQLPSATTKKQSKEILISKTQEVTLEALMCRSKSEDRAHKMREETTVNLPDLKSKEIEKQKKWVLTQEIAVEGLRTENNRAFSVEGLALAKMMIMAKSKQQHLKPDTISLPSWFSMTSRGSAMSVLTDLPFNASQMALPEDTQGVVRSPTKVKENTQHQVEEKPPEDSLRTSKEPIIELPKTDSPKVGKTVQFPTTMTASGLENTSRPMTPLTSLMSPITKTESSVRVPQKPGVKHQGLKQAQTQQQPLAVVGSTSEVLLPIVLEMENKRKMSMKEEILVKEFGTPHAQKDPIGWDSLGASQSDLRVVLLLCS
- the Il11 gene encoding interleukin-11, coding for MNCVCHLVLVVLSLWPNRAIAPGPPSGSPRVSSDPRADLDSAVLLTRSLLADTRQLAAQMRDKFPADGDHNLDSLPTLAMSAGTLGSLQLPGVLTRLRVDLMSYLRHVQWLRRAGGPSLKILEPELGALQARLDRLLRRLQLLTSRLALPQATPDQPTVPLGPPASAWGSIRAAHAILGGLHLTLDWAVRGLLLLKTRL